Proteins co-encoded in one alpha proteobacterium HIMB5 genomic window:
- a CDS encoding VacJ-like protein (PFAM: VacJ like lipoprotein): MFKKLIYISLLTASLSLNVVANADEEILKKNDPSQIKDCHEGINRTIFTLNKGLDNIIFKPVAKVYRTLPNPIRSGVSNSLDNLSNLVTIPNNVLQGEFRKAGTNTGRFVINTTVGILGFIDVAEKVGFEEYEKEDYGQSLAVQGVGPGCYLVLPVLGPSTVRDTASSLANIIGGDAWYNVTVKNNTQHFEDSDYIVSRLSAGIDFRAKNIESFDNLEKNAVDFYASVKSLYLQDRQQKILNSNGIIEAMDDSDWDDIEN; the protein is encoded by the coding sequence ATGTTTAAAAAATTAATTTATATATCACTTTTAACTGCAAGCTTGTCTTTAAATGTTGTTGCTAACGCAGATGAGGAAATTCTTAAAAAAAATGATCCATCTCAAATTAAAGATTGTCACGAAGGTATAAATAGAACAATATTCACATTAAATAAAGGTCTTGATAATATAATTTTTAAGCCAGTTGCAAAGGTGTATAGAACTTTACCAAACCCCATCAGATCTGGAGTTAGTAATTCTTTAGATAATTTGTCTAATTTAGTGACTATACCAAACAATGTGCTGCAAGGTGAATTCAGAAAAGCAGGTACCAACACAGGAAGGTTTGTAATAAACACAACTGTTGGAATATTAGGATTTATAGATGTTGCTGAAAAAGTTGGATTTGAGGAATATGAAAAAGAAGACTATGGTCAATCATTGGCTGTGCAAGGTGTTGGTCCAGGTTGTTACTTAGTTTTGCCTGTACTTGGTCCTTCTACAGTTAGAGATACAGCAAGTTCTTTAGCAAATATAATTGGAGGAGATGCTTGGTATAACGTAACTGTCAAAAATAATACTCAACATTTTGAGGATAGCGATTACATAGTTTCAAGATTATCAGCTGGAATAGACTTTAGAGCTAAAAATATAGAGTCTTTCGATAATCTTGAAAAAAATGCTGTTGATTTTTATGCTTCTGTCAAAAGCTTATATTTACAAGATAGGCAGCAAAAAATATTAAATTCTAATGGTATCATTGAGGCGATGGATGATTCTGATTGGGATGATATTGAAAATTAA
- a CDS encoding N-acetylmuramoyl-L-alanine amidase (PFAM: N-acetylmuramoyl-L-alanine amidase) — MKKIAKKQALIFNNNYSPNFDTKKRLKNSIKYIIIHYTGMVKESKAISRLLDLTSKVSCHYFIKNNGNIVRMVPDSYTAWHAGKSKWKKLKSLNRHSIGIEINNPGHNHGYKSFRQKQVKSLLSLIKDLKKKFNIDKKNILGHSDIAPDRKKDPGEKFPWFILAKEKIINWHNLDLKKLKKSRKIKINDKLEQIFIKNLYKIGYCKISGYNMDKSNKILTTAFQRKYRNQLINGKIDHECFLISKNILKVK; from the coding sequence ATGAAAAAAATAGCCAAAAAACAGGCATTAATATTCAATAATAATTATTCCCCTAATTTTGATACCAAAAAGAGACTTAAAAATTCCATTAAATATATAATTATTCATTACACCGGAATGGTAAAAGAATCGAAAGCAATTTCAAGATTATTGGATTTAACTTCAAAAGTTAGTTGTCATTATTTCATCAAGAATAATGGAAATATAGTTAGAATGGTGCCAGATAGTTATACAGCATGGCATGCCGGAAAATCTAAATGGAAAAAATTAAAATCTCTAAATAGACATTCAATTGGAATTGAAATAAATAATCCAGGTCACAACCATGGTTATAAATCTTTTCGTCAAAAACAAGTTAAATCCTTATTATCTTTAATTAAAGACTTAAAAAAAAAATTTAATATTGATAAAAAAAATATCTTAGGTCATTCAGATATAGCACCTGATAGGAAGAAAGATCCAGGAGAAAAATTTCCTTGGTTTATTTTAGCAAAAGAAAAAATTATTAATTGGCATAATTTAGATTTAAAAAAATTAAAAAAATCAAGAAAAATCAAAATTAACGATAAATTAGAGCAAATATTTATTAAAAATTTATATAAGATAGGATATTGCAAAATATCAGGCTATAATATGGATAAATCTAATAAAATTTTAACTACCGCTTTTCAAAGAAAATATAGAAATCAACTTATCAATGGTAAAATTGACCACGAATGTTTTTTAATTTCTAAAAATATATTAAAAGTTAAATAA
- a CDS encoding MraZ protein (PFAM: MraZ protein~TIGRFAM: mraZ protein), which produces MFLSSYENNIDKKGRVSVPASFRAYISNLGYNSVICFPSFNNQSIEAWPQDRIEKISNSIDILNPFDEKRDYFATSVLAESINLQFDSEGRISLTEKLLKHAKIKKSMVFVGQGKTFQIWEPTTFEKFKTNARKKSNLNRGSLKWEQQLNK; this is translated from the coding sequence ATGTTTTTATCGAGTTACGAAAACAATATAGACAAAAAAGGAAGGGTATCAGTGCCAGCAAGTTTTAGAGCATATATATCTAATCTTGGTTATAATAGTGTAATTTGTTTTCCTTCATTTAATAATCAATCTATAGAAGCATGGCCGCAAGATAGAATTGAAAAAATTTCAAATAGCATAGATATTTTAAATCCATTTGATGAAAAAAGAGATTATTTTGCAACTTCTGTTTTAGCTGAAAGTATTAACTTACAATTTGATAGTGAGGGAAGAATATCATTAACAGAAAAATTATTAAAACATGCTAAAATAAAAAAAAGCATGGTGTTTGTTGGTCAAGGAAAAACATTTCAAATTTGGGAACCAACAACTTTTGAGAAATTTAAGACTAATGCCAGAAAAAAATCAAATTTAAATCGAGGAAGTCTTAAATGGGAGCAGCAATTAAATAAATAA
- a CDS encoding cell division protein FtsZ (PFAM: Tubulin/FtsZ family, GTPase domain; FtsZ family, C-terminal domain~TIGRFAM: cell division protein FtsZ), with protein MTINFKTPEIKELQPRLLVLGVGGAGGNAINEMIDNNLQGVEFIAVNTDAQDLKMSKARTKIQLGLNLTKGLGAGAKLDIGQAAADESLNEIVNTLQGANMVFIAAGMGGGTGTGAAHVIARAAKELNILTVGVVTLPFLYEGPSRMRRAQQGLEELRKHVDTIIVIPNQNLFKIANEQTTFEESFNLSNNVLMHGVQSITDLMVRPGLINLDFADVETVMASMGKAMMGTGEAEGEGRALKAAEMAISNPLIDDYTLKGAKGLLVNITGGKDLKLFEVDEAVNKVRAEVDPEAELIIGAITDSDLDGKMRVSIVATSLDGQQPEAKSVINMVHRIQNRNPGYSDFSNLGTASFTFSTQSSNPVSHGANALKIDNEVIEEQKNMMEGATSQEMNTSSNTEVEQIIDESSSLHEQETSFTQEALNNDQHLEETQTEATSNGLEEFGVDMEEPDLFNTSSGSEQSEPLLLEDEQEEDDLEIPAFLRRQKN; from the coding sequence ATGACTATAAACTTTAAAACACCAGAAATTAAAGAGCTTCAGCCGAGACTACTTGTATTAGGAGTAGGTGGTGCAGGAGGAAATGCAATAAATGAAATGATTGATAACAATCTTCAAGGGGTAGAATTTATTGCAGTAAATACAGATGCTCAAGATCTAAAAATGAGTAAAGCTAGAACTAAGATACAATTAGGTCTTAATCTTACAAAAGGTTTAGGTGCTGGTGCAAAATTAGATATTGGTCAAGCTGCTGCTGATGAGTCATTAAATGAAATTGTAAATACTCTACAAGGTGCAAATATGGTTTTTATTGCTGCTGGTATGGGTGGTGGAACAGGAACTGGTGCTGCACACGTTATTGCTAGAGCTGCAAAAGAATTAAATATTCTTACTGTCGGCGTAGTTACTCTTCCTTTCCTTTATGAAGGCCCCTCAAGAATGAGAAGAGCTCAACAAGGTTTAGAGGAACTTAGAAAACATGTTGATACAATTATAGTTATTCCAAATCAAAATTTATTCAAAATTGCAAATGAACAAACTACATTTGAGGAATCATTTAATCTTTCAAATAATGTTTTAATGCATGGAGTTCAAAGTATAACAGATCTTATGGTAAGACCCGGTTTAATTAATCTTGATTTTGCAGATGTTGAAACTGTGATGGCATCAATGGGCAAAGCTATGATGGGAACTGGTGAAGCTGAAGGAGAAGGTAGAGCTTTAAAAGCCGCAGAGATGGCAATCAGTAATCCTTTAATTGATGATTATACATTAAAAGGTGCTAAAGGATTATTAGTAAACATTACTGGTGGCAAAGATTTAAAACTTTTTGAAGTTGATGAGGCAGTAAATAAAGTAAGAGCTGAAGTTGATCCAGAAGCAGAATTAATTATTGGAGCAATTACAGACTCAGATTTAGATGGAAAAATGAGAGTTTCAATTGTTGCAACATCTTTAGATGGTCAACAACCTGAAGCAAAATCAGTAATTAATATGGTGCATAGAATACAAAATAGAAACCCAGGGTATTCAGATTTTTCTAATTTGGGGACAGCATCATTTACTTTTTCAACTCAATCTTCAAATCCTGTTTCGCATGGTGCTAATGCACTTAAGATTGATAACGAGGTAATAGAAGAGCAAAAAAATATGATGGAGGGAGCAACCTCACAAGAAATGAACACCTCTTCTAATACTGAAGTAGAGCAAATTATTGATGAAAGTTCCTCATTACATGAACAAGAAACATCCTTTACTCAAGAAGCATTAAATAATGACCAACATTTAGAAGAAACTCAAACTGAGGCTACATCAAATGGATTAGAGGAATTTGGTGTTGATATGGAAGAACCAGATTTATTTAATACTTCAAGTGGAAGCGAACAATCAGAACCTTTATTGTTGGAAGACGAACAAGAAGAGGATGATTTAGAGATACCTGCATTTTTAAGAAGACAAAAAAATTAA
- a CDS encoding S-adenosyl-methyltransferase MraW (PFAM: MraW methylase family~TIGRFAM: S-adenosyl-methyltransferase MraW), whose protein sequence is MEATIVKDESKHYPVLLNEIISVITPQHGGTFIDCTFGQGGYTKKILDFPDTKVIALDRDIDTKKNADLISGNFEHRFLYKNLKFSEISNLKLKNENIKGIVFDLGYSYPQIKNKSKGLSFSSIGELDMKMGLNSFSAKDVINKLGEEELTKIFKTFGEEIESKFIARNIIKERKKKIIDTPKLVEIIEKTKRKKNYKINNSTKVFQALRIFVNKEISELIYGLINATKVLKKDGVLVVVTFHSLEDKIVKYFFKSLSENKTVSRYLPENKDQNIIFELKEKKPILPSEIEINENPPSRSAKLRYVKKSVEIYDIKTDILDKFQNLLDVEKIGESL, encoded by the coding sequence ATGGAAGCCACCATAGTAAAGGATGAATCAAAACATTATCCTGTACTGCTTAATGAAATAATTAGCGTTATTACCCCTCAACATGGTGGCACATTTATTGATTGTACTTTTGGTCAAGGTGGTTACACAAAAAAGATATTAGATTTTCCTGATACAAAAGTAATCGCTCTAGATAGAGATATAGATACCAAAAAAAATGCTGATTTAATTTCAGGAAATTTTGAGCATCGATTTCTTTATAAAAATCTCAAATTCAGTGAAATATCTAATTTAAAACTTAAAAATGAAAATATTAAGGGAATAGTATTTGATTTAGGATATTCCTATCCACAAATAAAAAATAAATCAAAAGGGCTTTCATTTTCATCTATTGGAGAATTAGATATGAAAATGGGCTTAAATAGTTTTTCAGCTAAAGATGTAATTAATAAACTTGGTGAAGAAGAATTAACAAAAATTTTTAAAACCTTTGGAGAAGAAATTGAGAGTAAATTTATTGCAAGAAATATTATAAAGGAAAGAAAGAAAAAAATTATAGATACCCCCAAACTAGTAGAAATAATCGAAAAAACAAAAAGAAAAAAAAATTATAAAATCAATAACTCGACAAAAGTTTTTCAGGCACTAAGAATATTTGTTAATAAAGAAATTAGTGAGTTAATTTATGGATTAATTAATGCAACCAAAGTTTTAAAAAAAGATGGAGTTTTGGTTGTAGTTACATTTCATTCTTTAGAAGATAAAATTGTAAAATATTTTTTTAAAAGTCTTTCTGAAAATAAAACAGTATCAAGATATTTACCTGAAAATAAAGATCAAAATATAATTTTTGAATTAAAAGAAAAAAAACCAATTTTACCATCTGAGATAGAAATAAATGAAAATCCACCATCTAGATCAGCAAAACTTAGATATGTAAAAAAGTCAGTTGAAATTTATGATATCAAAACAGATATTTTAGATAAATTTCAAAATCTTTTAGATGTTGAAAAAATTGGTGAAAGTTTATGA
- a CDS encoding penicillin-binding protein, family protein,penicilin-binding protein, transpeptidase family (PFAM: Penicillin binding protein transpeptidase domain; Penicillin-binding Protein dimerisation domain), with protein sequence MSKNKIRFEIEDTEYSFYYKKSDLKIDFNRIAFIFFILVLISIIFSIHLIHLGSRQLKIEKKDNFNFNNNSPSRADIVDRENNYLVKTVKSIDIGINPVEIIDKKKLLLNLRYIFPEKNFQEIETKIKKNKFFWFEKKISEENYEKIMKLGDKSIKPHESLTRLYPHKNLFSHIIGQIDDDNYGISGIEKSFDEILKQRSEPLELTVDTDIQFLIRKELIKYNEIFNTKGSAAVLMNIHSGEIIAFTSLPDFDLNKREKIVDKNYINRVSKGVYEFGSVFKTFTLAAAFDEDLIEPETEYLDLPKSLTCYGFAIREYDNKIPKDLSAEQILIRSGNIGSVRIGQEVGQEKFKSFLSKIGVLDEIKFDIEETGKPIKFNWGKCPLATASYGHGITTTLLQLAKAYSIITNGGFEITPTLIKKKKKIKRRKILDKKVSEKILPILRKIVTTKEGTASLANVEGYEIGGKTGTANKSINGVYSNKKVNTFVSVFPTSKPQFVMAVMLDESSRSESYIYHYRDGSNFKLLGSPRNTAGWTTVEVTGQIMDKIGPILATKYLEIN encoded by the coding sequence ATGAGTAAGAATAAAATTAGATTTGAGATTGAAGATACAGAATATAGTTTTTATTATAAAAAATCTGATTTAAAAATTGATTTTAATCGAATTGCATTCATTTTTTTTATTTTAGTTTTAATTTCAATAATTTTTTCAATTCATTTAATTCATTTAGGATCAAGACAGTTAAAAATTGAAAAAAAAGATAATTTTAATTTTAATAATAATTCACCCTCTAGAGCTGACATAGTCGATAGAGAAAATAATTATTTAGTTAAAACTGTAAAATCAATTGATATTGGTATTAATCCTGTTGAGATAATTGATAAAAAAAAATTATTACTTAATCTAAGATATATTTTCCCAGAGAAAAATTTTCAAGAAATTGAGACAAAAATAAAAAAAAATAAATTTTTTTGGTTTGAGAAAAAAATTTCAGAAGAAAATTATGAAAAAATAATGAAACTTGGAGATAAATCAATTAAACCACATGAGAGTTTAACAAGACTTTATCCACACAAAAATCTTTTCAGTCATATAATTGGACAAATTGATGATGATAACTATGGAATATCTGGAATAGAAAAATCATTTGATGAGATATTGAAGCAAAGATCTGAGCCTTTAGAGTTAACGGTAGACACGGATATTCAGTTTTTAATTAGAAAAGAACTAATTAAATACAATGAAATTTTTAACACGAAAGGTAGTGCTGCAGTTTTGATGAATATTCATTCTGGTGAAATAATAGCTTTCACATCTCTACCAGATTTTGACTTAAACAAGAGAGAGAAGATTGTAGATAAGAATTACATTAATAGAGTTAGCAAAGGTGTTTATGAGTTTGGTTCGGTTTTTAAGACATTTACCTTAGCAGCAGCTTTTGATGAAGATTTAATAGAACCAGAGACAGAATATTTAGATTTGCCTAAATCTTTAACTTGTTATGGCTTTGCCATAAGGGAGTATGACAATAAAATTCCAAAGGATCTTAGTGCTGAACAGATATTGATAAGATCTGGAAATATTGGTTCCGTTAGAATTGGCCAAGAAGTAGGTCAGGAAAAATTCAAATCCTTTTTATCTAAAATTGGAGTTTTAGACGAAATAAAATTTGATATTGAAGAAACTGGAAAACCAATAAAGTTCAATTGGGGAAAGTGTCCACTTGCAACAGCATCTTATGGTCATGGAATAACTACTACATTACTTCAATTAGCTAAAGCTTATTCAATAATTACTAATGGTGGTTTTGAAATTACACCAACATTAATAAAAAAGAAAAAAAAAATAAAAAGAAGAAAAATTTTAGATAAAAAGGTTTCAGAAAAAATTTTACCTATTTTAAGAAAAATAGTTACCACAAAAGAAGGTACAGCTTCTCTAGCAAATGTAGAAGGTTACGAAATTGGTGGAAAAACTGGGACTGCTAACAAAAGTATTAATGGTGTTTATTCTAACAAAAAGGTTAATACATTTGTTTCAGTTTTTCCTACATCAAAACCACAATTTGTAATGGCAGTTATGTTGGATGAGAGTTCTCGAAGTGAGAGTTATATTTATCATTATAGGGATGGATCAAATTTTAAATTATTAGGTAGTCCAAGAAATACTGCTGGCTGGACAACTGTAGAAGTAACTGGTCAAATTATGGATAAGATTGGGCCGATTTTAGCCACAAAGTATTTGGAAATTAATTGA
- a CDS encoding UDP-N-acetylmuramyl-tripeptide synthetase/UDP-N-acetylmuramoyl-tripeptide--D-alanyl-D-alanine ligase (PFAM: Mur ligase family, catalytic domain; Mur ligase family, glutamate ligase domain; Mur ligase middle domain~TIGRFAM: UDP-N-acetylmuramoyl-tripeptide--D-alanyl-D-alanine ligase; UDP-N-acetylmuramyl-tripeptide synthetase), whose product MLLKNYFQNLKKEYSHYTFSNIAFDSSKVKKNYIFFAIKGNMHDGHLYINDAIKKGAKIIIHEKKFNGIKNGVLFLYSKNVRKKLAEFSFKINKSIPKNLIAVTGTNGKSSVADFYFQILKLNNIKVASIGTLGVKTNDSLLKLPNTTIDPLSLSQILKNLKKQKVDNVILEASSHGLVQNRLDGLKFEAGIFTNLSHDHLDYHKTMKNYLKAKLYLFQNLLKKNSKVVIDQSVPQNKIIKKICKNNLLNLNTISDNDKKAKIKIDNSYYDGDYQIVELKIKNKKYKLKINLIGKIQIKNLLMAIVVAENSKLSLDKIIRSIPKIKSINGRLENIDKIHNKSKVILDYAHTPDALKTVLVNIKDQFPNKMISIVFGCGGNRDKFKRPLMGRIVDQYCDKIYLTDDNPRNENPNLIRKEIKKGIKKKNFFEIKERKKAIDQAINDLKTGEILLVAGKGHEETQTYKNKEKFFSDRKIILNSINKKNKNLSQNIKINIISEQSNTKLKLNKLKINKAVINSKEVKKDDIFFTLKGKKNDAHNYLNEVFKNKASIAVVNKIHKNSKNTKQIKVKETLKFLSKSASIFRDNIDTHIIAITGSSGKTSLKDLLGFTLSKIDKTSFSRNSFNNKFGVPLSLFNIDQSDKYGVVEVGMDKKGEIDFLSKIIKPNVAVITNISYAHIKNFKNILGIAAAKGEIISNIKKGGSIVLNHDDKFFKYHHDLAQKKNLKIITFSSNKTSANIYLKKLIKKKKKYQLVIRVNDKENKFYVSNNFKNLISNILCAIAVISIYFDVSKLSQNIFKNIKNTEGRGDYKKIKIKNKIINLIDESYNSNPLSLKSSLANFDKININKKRKHIILGDMLELGKFSKKLHKEATKQINKISINKVNVIGKHILETYKKINKSNKGKILKNDSDLTNLIFNDLQNGDYLMVKGSNSTGLFNYISKLKRKNIHAL is encoded by the coding sequence ATGCTTCTTAAAAATTATTTCCAAAATTTAAAAAAGGAGTACTCACATTACACTTTTTCAAACATTGCCTTTGATAGCTCTAAAGTAAAAAAAAATTATATTTTTTTTGCTATTAAAGGAAATATGCATGATGGTCATTTGTATATTAATGATGCAATAAAAAAAGGTGCAAAAATTATTATTCATGAAAAAAAGTTCAATGGCATCAAAAATGGTGTTTTGTTCTTATACTCAAAAAACGTAAGAAAAAAATTAGCTGAATTTTCTTTTAAAATTAATAAATCAATACCAAAAAATTTGATTGCAGTAACGGGTACAAATGGCAAATCTTCTGTTGCTGATTTTTATTTTCAAATACTTAAGTTGAATAATATAAAAGTAGCTTCTATAGGAACTTTAGGCGTAAAAACAAATGATTCTTTGCTTAAGCTTCCTAACACCACAATTGATCCTTTAAGTCTCAGTCAAATCTTAAAAAACTTAAAAAAACAAAAAGTCGATAATGTAATATTGGAAGCTTCTAGTCACGGTTTAGTTCAAAATAGATTGGATGGATTAAAATTTGAAGCTGGAATATTTACTAATTTATCTCATGACCATTTAGATTACCACAAAACAATGAAGAACTACTTAAAGGCTAAATTATACTTATTTCAAAATTTATTAAAAAAGAATAGCAAAGTTGTCATTGATCAATCTGTACCTCAAAACAAAATAATAAAGAAAATTTGTAAAAATAATTTACTAAATTTAAATACAATTTCAGATAATGATAAAAAAGCTAAAATAAAGATAGATAACTCTTATTATGATGGGGATTATCAAATTGTTGAATTAAAAATTAAAAATAAAAAATATAAATTAAAAATAAATTTAATAGGCAAAATTCAAATTAAGAATTTATTAATGGCCATCGTTGTTGCAGAAAATAGCAAATTATCTTTAGATAAAATAATTAGAAGTATACCAAAAATAAAATCAATTAATGGACGACTAGAAAATATTGATAAAATTCATAATAAATCCAAAGTGATATTAGATTATGCACACACACCTGATGCCCTAAAAACAGTTTTAGTTAACATAAAAGATCAATTTCCTAACAAAATGATTTCAATTGTGTTTGGTTGTGGAGGGAACAGAGACAAGTTTAAACGACCATTAATGGGAAGAATTGTAGATCAATATTGTGATAAGATTTATTTAACAGATGACAATCCTAGAAATGAAAATCCTAATTTAATACGGAAAGAAATCAAAAAGGGTATTAAGAAAAAAAATTTTTTTGAGATTAAAGAGAGGAAAAAAGCAATTGACCAAGCAATAAATGATCTAAAAACTGGTGAAATTCTATTGGTAGCAGGCAAAGGTCATGAAGAGACTCAAACTTATAAAAATAAAGAGAAATTTTTCTCTGATAGAAAAATAATTTTGAACTCAATTAATAAAAAAAATAAAAATTTATCTCAAAATATAAAAATTAATATTATTTCAGAACAATCAAATACAAAACTAAAATTAAATAAGTTAAAAATTAATAAGGCAGTAATTAATTCTAAAGAGGTAAAAAAAGATGATATTTTCTTTACTTTAAAAGGAAAAAAAAATGATGCACATAATTATCTTAATGAAGTTTTTAAAAATAAAGCTTCTATAGCAGTTGTTAATAAGATTCATAAAAATTCAAAAAATACAAAACAAATAAAAGTAAAAGAAACATTAAAATTTTTATCAAAAAGCGCTTCTATTTTTAGAGATAATATAGATACACATATTATAGCTATTACCGGTAGCAGTGGAAAAACTTCTTTGAAAGATTTGTTAGGTTTTACTTTGAGTAAAATTGATAAGACAAGTTTTTCAAGAAATTCATTTAATAATAAATTTGGAGTGCCCTTAAGTTTATTTAATATTGATCAGAGTGATAAATATGGTGTTGTTGAGGTTGGTATGGATAAAAAGGGAGAGATTGATTTTTTATCTAAAATAATTAAACCAAATGTAGCTGTAATTACAAATATTAGTTACGCTCATATCAAAAATTTTAAAAATATTTTAGGTATTGCAGCAGCAAAAGGTGAAATAATTTCAAACATAAAAAAAGGTGGTTCAATAGTACTTAATCATGATGATAAATTTTTTAAATATCATCATGACCTAGCTCAAAAAAAAAATCTAAAAATTATCACATTTTCATCAAATAAAACATCTGCAAATATTTATTTAAAAAAATTAATAAAGAAGAAAAAAAAATATCAATTAGTTATCAGAGTTAATGATAAAGAAAATAAATTTTATGTTTCAAATAATTTTAAAAATCTAATTAGTAACATATTATGTGCTATAGCTGTTATTAGTATATATTTTGACGTATCAAAATTAAGTCAAAACATATTTAAAAATATTAAAAATACTGAAGGAAGGGGAGATTACAAAAAAATCAAGATTAAAAACAAAATTATAAATTTAATTGATGAAAGTTATAACTCAAATCCTTTATCTCTAAAATCATCTTTAGCAAATTTTGATAAAATTAATATTAACAAAAAAAGAAAACATATAATTCTTGGTGATATGCTTGAATTAGGAAAATTTTCAAAAAAACTTCATAAAGAGGCTACAAAGCAGATTAACAAAATTTCAATAAATAAAGTCAATGTGATTGGTAAACATATTTTAGAAACTTATAAAAAAATAAACAAAAGCAATAAAGGAAAAATCTTAAAAAATGATTCGGATCTTACAAATTTAATTTTTAATGATTTACAAAATGGGGATTATTTGATGGTAAAAGGTTCTAATTCAACGGGTTTATTTAATTATATAAGTAAACTAAAAAGAAAAAACATACATGCTTTATAA
- a CDS encoding Phospho-N-acetylmuramoyl-pentapeptide-transferase (PFAM: glycosyltransferase family 4~TIGRFAM: phospho-N-acetylmuramoyl-pentapeptide-transferase) has translation MGGLIILTGLILSVLMWADLTNIYVLFSLYIAISFGALGAYDDYKKIKFENSSGISSKLKIFIQIILAIIGILFLSKFSDNNDLTNLYFPFFKNLVINLSWFFIPFAIFVIVGSSNAVNLTDGLDGLATVPVILVAACFAFISYITGNIVFSEYLQLTYIEGTGEISIFCGAIIGSCLGFLWFNAPPAKIFMGDTGSLSLGGSLGAVGIITKHEIVLAITGGLFVLEAVSVMVQVISFKLTGKRVFKMAPIHHHFEKKGWPESTVVIRFWIISIVLAMIGLATLKLR, from the coding sequence ATGGGTGGATTAATAATTTTAACAGGCTTAATCTTGTCTGTTTTGATGTGGGCAGATTTGACTAATATTTATGTGTTGTTTTCTCTATACATTGCAATTTCTTTTGGAGCACTTGGTGCTTATGATGATTATAAGAAAATAAAATTTGAAAATTCTTCTGGCATATCTTCAAAACTAAAAATATTTATTCAAATAATTTTAGCAATAATTGGCATTTTATTTTTATCAAAATTTTCAGATAATAATGATCTTACTAATCTATATTTTCCATTTTTTAAAAATTTAGTAATAAATTTAAGTTGGTTTTTTATTCCTTTTGCTATCTTCGTGATTGTAGGATCTTCTAATGCAGTAAATCTAACAGATGGTTTAGATGGCTTAGCTACAGTGCCAGTCATTTTAGTAGCAGCCTGTTTCGCGTTTATAAGTTATATAACTGGAAATATTGTTTTTTCAGAATACTTACAATTAACTTATATTGAAGGAACTGGAGAGATATCAATTTTTTGTGGAGCTATAATAGGATCCTGCTTAGGCTTTTTATGGTTTAATGCGCCGCCAGCAAAAATTTTTATGGGTGATACTGGCTCATTATCTTTAGGAGGATCATTAGGGGCAGTTGGAATAATAACAAAACATGAGATAGTTTTAGCGATTACAGGAGGTTTGTTTGTCCTTGAAGCTGTTTCAGTTATGGTTCAAGTAATATCTTTTAAATTAACTGGAAAAAGAGTTTTCAAAATGGCTCCAATTCACCATCATTTTGAAAAAAAAGGGTGGCCCGAATCTACAGTCGTTATTAGGTTTTGGATTATTTCTATAGTTCTTGCAATGATTGGTTTAGCAACATTGAAGTTAAGATGA